One Aegilops tauschii subsp. strangulata cultivar AL8/78 chromosome 7, Aet v6.0, whole genome shotgun sequence genomic window carries:
- the LOC141027324 gene encoding probable F-box protein At4g22165, translating to MEAPAPAPDWSELPADILYDVLTLLECPDLVRSGAVCAAWHTAYSTSTLRRAGICPVRQTPCLIYYTEAAGGLKALGMYSLSEKKAYTMQLPESPIKNWIGASHGWLITMDDKSELMLLNPITGNTNVLPQITTMEHVKPVLNGDEVLEKYEVFYYDGETPRVVEEDTAVWSLEEYGHMVYLKATLSCDPSVGGCIVMLIHQPYGQLSFAKVGDDHWNWLNVSSYYRDCVYHDGWFYAVTEEGAIDAYNLHGPSVIHKRLLPQIIQTVSKCHVVRAQSGDVLQIIRRQLLNPDHDQPGSREWVTEIKVYRVDFDDQKCVNINEIGDYALFIGSSTTSCLSLKDYPDLMPNHVYFTDDDDATHIFRRDDPPEVGIYDIKNNTRVNVVHPELWMNWLPPIWLMPSLAKTGMVVP from the coding sequence ATGGAAGCTCCAGCTCCCGCTCCAGATTGGTCCGAGCTGCCCGCCGACATACTGTACGACGTGCTCACGCTGCTCGAGTGCCCGGACCTCGTCCGATCCGGCGCCGTCTGCGCGGCCTGGCACACCGCGTACTCCACGTCCACGCTACGCCGCGCCGGCATCTGCCCCGTCCGCCAAACCCCCTGCTTAATCTACTACACCGAGGCCGCCGGCGGGCTCAAAGCCCTCGGCATGTACAGTCTTTCCGAGAAAAAGGCCTACACCATGCAGCTCCCTGAATCTCCCATCAAGAACTGGATTGGCGCATCGCACGGATGGTTAATCACTATGGATGACAAGTCTGAGCTGATGCTGCTCAACCCGATCACCGGCAACACTAATGTACTCCCTCAAATTACAACCATGGAGCATGTTAAACCTGTCCTAAACGGCGACGAGGTTCTTGAAAAGTATGAGGTGTTTTACTACGACGGAGAGACTCCGAGGGTGGTGGAGGAGGACACCGCTGTATGGTCCTTGGAGGAGTATGGTCACATGGTCTATCTAAAGGCCACCTTATCGTGTGATCCATCGGTAGGTGGATGCATCGTCATGCTCATCCACCAGCCGTACGGCCAGCTCTCGTTTGCCAAGGTAGGAGATGATCATTGGAATTGGCTCAACGTATCTAGCTACTACAGAGATTGTGTATACCACGACGGGTGGTTCTATGCAGTTACCGAAGAAGGCGCGATTGATGCATACAATTTACATGGACCGTCTGTCATCCACAAAAGGTTGTTGCCCCAAATAATCCAGACAGTTTCAAAATGTCACGTTGTTCGGGCACAATCGGGAGATGTCCTCCAAATCATTAGGAGGCAGCTTCTAAATCCTGATCATGATCAACCGGGCAGTCGGGAGTGGGTCACTGAAATCAAAGTGTACAGGGTTGATTTTGATGACCAGAAGTGTGTCAACATAAATGAGATAGGGGACTATGCGTTGTTCATCGGGAGCAGCACAACGTCTTGCTTAAGCCTCAAGGACTATCCAGACTTGATGCCAAACCATGTCTATTTTACAGATGACGACGATGCAACACACATTTTCCGGAGAGATGACCCTCCCGAGGTTGGAATTTACGACATTAAAAATAATACCAGGGTGAATGTGGTTCATCCTGAACTTTGGATGAATTGGTTGCCTCCAATATGGTTGAtgccgagtcttgcaaaaacagGTATGGTTGTCCCTTGA
- the LOC141027323 gene encoding BTB/POZ and MATH domain-containing protein 1-like: MEDACTNLTDVVRSVQLLTINGYSMTKTIDSDDGCIKSRWNIYGYDWEIHLYPAGLSNRSRTSLALKLVFVDEARTSTVRASLACQLVDPQGNLNPFKEERQAGTFKRAQDSSSPVFVMEMAALERSAYLKDDSYTVQCTITVLKETSGSATSSVHGADVPSSDLRRHLGELLRGETGADVTFLVSGESFTAHKAVLAARSPVLMAEFFGETKEETSPRVKVKDMEPEAFRSMLHFVYTDTAPELDQTPETVVVMARRLLAAADRYGLDRLRLICERKLSDGIGVDTAATTQLVLAEQRGCSMLKAKCLEFIVSTPEILDAVMATEGYKELEASCPSVLRQLLKSARGRMCS; this comes from the coding sequence ATGGAAGATGCCTGCACAAACCTCACCGACGTCGTGCGCTCGGTGCAGCTGCTCACGATCAATGGCTACTCCATGACCAAGACCATCGACAGCGACGACGGCTGCATCAAATCCAGGTGGAACATCTACGGCTACGACTGGGAGATCCACCTGTATCCTGCAGGGCTGTCGAATCGATCCCGTACGTCTTTAGCCTTGAAGCTTGTCTTCGTCGACGAAGCCCGTACGAGCACCGTGAGGGCCAGCCTAGCATGTCAGCTCGTAGATCCACAGGGGAACCTCAACCCCTTCAAAGAAGAGAGACAAGCAGGGACATTCAAGCGCGCCCAGGACAGCTCGTCTCCCGTTTTCGTCATGGAAATGGCTGCTCTTGAAAGATCTGCCTATCTCAAAGATGATTCTTACACCGTGCAGTGCACCATCACCGTGCTCAAGGAGACATCCGGTTCAGCGACGAGCTCGGTTCATGGAGCGGACGTCCCGTCCTCGGACCTGCGCCGGCATCTCGGCGAGCTCCTGCGGGGCGAGACCGGAGCGGACGTCACGTTTCTTGTCTCCGGCGAGTCCTTCACCGCGCACAAGGCTGTGCTCGCAGCAAGGTCTCCCGTGCTCATGGCCGAGTTCTTTGGGGAAACGAAGGAGGAGACCTCTCCCCGCGTCAAGGTCAAGGACATGGAGCCGGAGGCATTTAGGTCCATGCTGCACTTCGTCTACACCGACACGGCGCCTGAACTGGATCAGACGCCGGAGACGGTTGTGGTTATGGCTCGGCGTCTGCTTGCAGCTGCTGACAGGTATGGGCTGGACAGGCTCAGGCTGATTTGTGAGCGCAAGCTCTCTGACGGCATTGGCGTCGACACGGCTGCGACGACCCAGCTGGTTCTGGCCGAGCAGCGTGGCTGTTCCATGCTCAAGGCTAAGTGTTTGGAGTTCATCGTCAGCACTCCTGAGATCCTTGATGCCGTCATGGCGACGGAGGGGTATAAGGAACTAGAGGCTAGCTGCCCTTCGGTTCTGCGCCAGCTTCTCAAGTCTGCACGTGGAAGAATGTGTAGCTAG
- the LOC109770566 gene encoding serine carboxypeptidase-like 34 — protein MAMSKAAAVVLLLAVALVSTTTSVAAARHHRDGFAEVFDRQEADLVEALPGQPEGLGVRQFAGYVTVNQTHGRALFYWFFEATHDVVKKPLVLWLNGGPGCSSLGYGALEEVGPLLIQKGTPELRLNPDAWNKEANLLFLEQPAGVGFSYTNTTADLERFGDELAAHDAYTFLVNWFERFPQFKGHDFYIAGESYAGHYVPNLAEKIVEQNKKVHKSRRINFKGFMIGNAAIDEASDDRGMVNYAWDHAVISDELYDAINKNCRFDHAGNSSDFSSTGHNPASNPACDRAMNGFYGAFDHIDLYSLYTPACTANPSGTAGQLPRRLHRSDNGRPLRPRYNSYDPCLDSYAAAYLNRRDVQDALHANATGSIPYAWAACSDPLFQHWQDSPASTLPVIKRMVDAGLRVWVYSGDTDGRVPVSSTRHALRKLGLRTLKQWREWFTSDQVGGFQVDYDGLTFVTVRGAGHMVPTVTPVQASQLFAHFLAAKELPPKPIVA, from the exons ATGGCCATGTCGAAGGCGGCGGCGGTCGTCCTGCTGCTCGCGGTCGCGCTCGTGTCGACGACGACGTCcgtggcggcggcgaggcaccACCGCGACGGGTTCGCGGAGGTGTTCGACCGGCAGGAGGCGGACCTGGTGGAGGCGCTGCCGGGGCAGCCGGAGGGGCTCGGCGTCCGGCAGTTCGCCGGGTACGTGACGGTGAACCAGACGCACGGCCGCGCGCTCTTCTACTGGTTCTTCGAGGCCACCCACGACGTCGTCAAGAAGCCCCTCGTCCTCTGGCTCAACGGAG GGCCCGGATGCTCGTCGCTTGGGTACGGAGCGCTGGAGGAGGTGGGCCCCTTGCTTATCCAGAAGGGCACCCCTGAGCTCAGGCTCAACCCCGACGCATGGAACAAAG AGGCAAATCTGCTCTTCTTGGAGCAGCCTGCCGGCGTCGGGTTCTCCTACACGAACACCACGGCCGATCTCGAGAGATTCGGCGACGAGCTCGCTG CCCATGATGCGTATACGTTCCTCGTCAACTGGTTCGAGAGGTTCCCACAGTTCAAGGGCCACGATTTCTACATCGCCGGAGAGAGCTACGCCG GGCACTACGTCCCCAATCTCGCCGAGAAGATCGTGGAGCAGAACAAGAAGGTGCACAAGAGCAGGCGCATCAATTTCAAGGGATTCATG ATCGGGAACGCGGCGATCGACGAGGCGTCGGACGACCGCGGCATGGTGAACTACGCGTGGGACCACGCCGTCATCTCCGACGAGCTCTACGACGCCATCAACAAGAACTGCAGGTTCGACCACGCCGGTAACAGCAGCGACTTCTCCTCGACGGGCCACAACCCCGCCAGCAACCCCGCCTGCGACCGCGCCATGAACGGCTTCTACGGGGCCTTCGACCACATCGACCTCTACAGCCTCTACACCCCCGCCTGCACAGCCAACCCCTCCGGCACGGCGGGCCAGCTGCCGCGCCGCCTCCACCGGTCCGACAACGGCAGGCCCCTGCGGCCGCGCTACAACAGCTACGACCCGTGCCTGGACAGCTACGCCGCCGCGTACCTGAACCGGCGGGACGTGCAGGACGCGCTGCACGCCAACGCCACCGGGAGCATCCCCTACGCGTGGGCCGCGTGCAGCGACCCGCTTTTCCAGCACTGGCAGGACTCGCCGGCGTCCACGCTGCCGGTGATCAAGAGGATGGTCGACGCCGGCCTCCGCGTGTGGGTGTACAGCGGCGACACCGACGGCCGCGTGCCCGTGTCCTCCACCCGCCACGCGCTGCGCAAGCTCGGCCTCAGGACCCTCAAGCAGTGGAGGGAGTGGTTCACCAGCGACCAGGTCGGCGGCTTCCAGGTGGACTACGACGGCCTCACCTTCGTCACCGTCCGCGGCGCCGGCCACATGGTGCCCACCGTCACGCCCGTGCAGGCCAGCCAGCTCTTCGCCCACTTCCTCGCCGCCAAGGAATTGCCGCCCAAACCCATCGTCGCTTAA